From the Mycobacterium sp. DL592 genome, the window GGTGGTACTCGGCGGAATGGACCGGTATTACTGTTCACAGCGAACTGAGCAACAATGGATCGCAACCCAGTTGGTGCGCAGGCTAGCCGACCCCACCCCGTCGGACGACGACGAGCGTTGGGCGGGTGCGGAGGGCCGCGCTGAATGGGAGACGATCAGGCAACGTTGCCTTTCGGTGGCAGTGGCGATCCTGGAGGAGGCGAGGTGACGGTGGCAGCGGACTCCCTCCCTGATGCCGTACCCGCGCCGGGCACGTCGACCGCGTTTGACGATCGTCCGGTCGAATTCTGGCCGACGGCCTCCATCCGCGCGGCGTTGGAGAACGGCGACATCACCGTGTGGCAGCGCATCGTGGTCGCCGTCAAGCGTGATCCGTTCGGCCGCACCGCCCGGCAGGTCGAGGAGGTGCTGGAGAACTCCCAGCCGTACGGCATCTCCAAAGCGCTCGCCGAGGTGCTGATCCGGGCCAGAAATCACCTGGAGTCCAACGAGCGCGCCGAGGCCGCCCGGCATGTGCGGCTGCTGCTGGACCGCTCGGGGCTGACCGAGCCGGAGTTCGCCTCCCGCATCGGTGTGGCTCCCGCCGACCTGAGTACCTACTTGGACGCCAGCGTCAGCCCGCCGGCGTCGCTGATGATCCGGATGCGCAGGCTCTCCGACCGGTTCGCGAAGATGCGGGCCCAGCGGGCCAACGGCGAGAGCTGACGCCGTCGGTGTGGTCCAACCCCGATTCGGCTGCGCTGCAACATATTCTGCGAGACACCTGCACGGTGGCGGTGGTCGGCGCCTCCGCTGATCCCGCCCGCCCCAGCTACGGGGTGTTCGACTATCTCGCCCGGGCAAGTCACTACGACCTGTTCCCGGTGAACCCGACCATCGCCGCGGTCGGTGGCACCCCGGCCTACCCGTCGCTTGCCGCGCTTCCCACAGTGCCCGACATGGTCGACGTGTTTCGCCGCACCGAGGAGCTGCCCACCGTGCTGGCCGACACCCTTGCGCTGAATCCGCGCCCGAAATACCTGTGGCTGCAACAGGGCTTGTGGGACGAAGACCTTGCGGCGCAAGCCGAGGCGGCTGGTCTGCGCGTGGTGATGGACCGGTGCCTGAAGGTGGATTACGCCCGGCTCATCGGGAGTTGATCGGCGCGACGTCGAGAACCAGCCACTGCCCATCCTGCTTGGCCAGGCCGACCCGCAGGGCGAGCACCGCGGTGTCCGGCGGCTGCCCGGGCTGAATCTGGGTGCCTCGCATCACCACCGCGACGCTGGCCGCGGAGGTGCCTAGCGCCTCCAGGCCTGCTGAGATGGTCTGCGCTTGCGCCGTCACGTTACGCTTGGCGAGATCGGCTGTGGCCTTTGCGAATTCGTCCTTGAAAGCGCCGGCCCGGTCCGGTGCCATGAACGAGGCCGCCCGGTCGATCGATGCCGTGGGGGCGCCGGGGGTGAAGGTGGCGGTGGCCTCGGCGACAGCCGTGGCGATCCGGACCACCTCGGCGGTGTCGCTGTGGAAGTTCCGGTCGGGCACGGTCCACCGGGTGTATCCGACGGCCAGCGCTGCCACCAATGCCGCCGTGGCCAGAGCCGCGACCGCCAGCCGCAGCCCGGGCCCGTCGTCGTCGGTGCCCACTGTGACCGAATCACGCCGGTAGAGAACAAAATTGACGATCACGCCTTCGACGACGAGAAGGCAGATCATCGAGCACACCGAAACCCACCACAGCGGCCAGCCCAGCACCACACCGATGCCCATCAGTGCGGCGATGGCCGCTAACGGCGCGACGATGTCGAATGCCAGTACCCGGGCCAGGTTCCTCATCGCAGCGATTCCAACCGCGAGATCAACAGCTTTCCGTCGACGTCGGAGACCCCGAGCCGCAGGTTCCACCGCACGGTCGTCGGCTTGTTGCCGGCATTTTCACTCACCGAGGTGGCAATGACGATGACGTTGTCGGTGCGCTGGGCCAGTTCGGGCGGCAGTGGCGCCTGCTGGGGTGGACGCTGTCCGGCCGCGGGGTCCAGATCGTGGTGGACCGCCTCGACGGACACCGACTCGATCTGCCCGGTGGTGCGCGCCTGCAGCGTCTTGACCACTTCCCGGTACGGCTTGATGGACGACTCGAAGTCGGAGTTCAGCCCACCGACGGTTCCGTCGTGCAGTTTCTGCAGGCTGGCGTCGACGTTGTCGACGTTCATGTTGATCAGCACACCGGTCCAGTCCGCCGCGGCGGCCAGCACCCGGGACTGATAGGTGCGCTCGTCGGCGGCGCTGCGGTGATCCGACCAGATCAACCCGCCCA encodes:
- a CDS encoding XRE family transcriptional regulator, whose translation is MTVAADSLPDAVPAPGTSTAFDDRPVEFWPTASIRAALENGDITVWQRIVVAVKRDPFGRTARQVEEVLENSQPYGISKALAEVLIRARNHLESNERAEAARHVRLLLDRSGLTEPEFASRIGVAPADLSTYLDASVSPPASLMIRMRRLSDRFAKMRAQRANGES
- a CDS encoding CoA-binding protein, with product MWSNPDSAALQHILRDTCTVAVVGASADPARPSYGVFDYLARASHYDLFPVNPTIAAVGGTPAYPSLAALPTVPDMVDVFRRTEELPTVLADTLALNPRPKYLWLQQGLWDEDLAAQAEAAGLRVVMDRCLKVDYARLIGS